A window of Halomonas sp. GFAJ-1 contains these coding sequences:
- a CDS encoding ATP phosphoribosyltransferase regulatory subunit yields the protein MTIADRWLLPDGMDEVLPPQASRMEELRRALLDLYHCWGYDQVMPPPVEFLDSLLTGTGTDLDLQTFKLTDQLTGRMMGASADVTPQVARMDAHSLKRQGPVRLCYCTNVLRAKADQHQGGRSPVQVGVELFGHAGLEADGEIIHLALSSLKAAGAEEVHLALGHIGIYRSLVEAAALSDEQERGLFAALALKSPGQLAEQVSASVSDPVLADMLMALGELHGDASVLGEARERFAGAPASVTAALDQLEALYKGVLARFDVSLYFDLAELRGYQYHTGMMFAAYVPGYGHALAKGGRYDDTGRAFGRARPATGFSMDLKQLASLSLASPSGGAVWAPAQEEESLNTAIAALREQGERVIQALPGQRTGPAEHSCDRRLEFIDGRWQTTALTQETSA from the coding sequence ATGACCATCGCTGACCGCTGGCTACTGCCCGACGGCATGGATGAGGTGCTGCCGCCTCAGGCAAGCCGCATGGAAGAGCTGCGCCGTGCGCTGCTTGATCTCTACCATTGCTGGGGCTACGACCAAGTAATGCCGCCGCCGGTGGAGTTTTTGGACTCTTTGCTCACCGGTACCGGCACCGATTTAGATCTCCAGACGTTTAAGCTGACAGATCAATTAACCGGCCGCATGATGGGGGCGTCTGCTGATGTTACCCCACAGGTAGCGCGTATGGACGCTCATTCGCTAAAGCGTCAAGGGCCGGTGCGTCTGTGCTACTGCACTAATGTGCTACGTGCCAAAGCTGACCAGCACCAAGGCGGGCGTAGCCCGGTTCAAGTAGGCGTTGAGCTGTTCGGTCATGCAGGCTTGGAGGCTGACGGCGAAATTATTCATTTGGCGCTGTCTAGCCTAAAAGCCGCTGGGGCTGAAGAGGTCCACTTAGCGCTAGGCCATATTGGCATCTACCGGAGTCTGGTAGAAGCAGCTGCGTTGAGCGATGAGCAAGAGCGAGGGCTGTTTGCAGCGCTGGCGTTAAAGTCGCCCGGGCAGTTGGCTGAGCAGGTCAGTGCTAGTGTTAGTGACCCCGTGCTGGCCGATATGCTAATGGCGCTGGGCGAACTGCATGGCGATGCAAGCGTGCTGGGCGAGGCCCGCGAGCGTTTTGCTGGTGCGCCTGCCTCAGTGACCGCAGCGCTTGATCAGTTAGAGGCGCTCTATAAAGGAGTGTTGGCACGTTTTGATGTATCGCTCTATTTTGATCTAGCAGAGTTGCGCGGCTATCAATACCACACGGGTATGATGTTTGCGGCTTATGTACCAGGCTATGGACATGCGCTTGCAAAAGGCGGACGCTACGACGATACGGGCCGTGCCTTTGGTAGAGCGCGACCAGCGACTGGCTTTTCAATGGATTTAAAACAGCTGGCATCGTTGTCGTTAGCATCACCTAGCGGTGGGGCTGTTTGGGCGCCTGCCCAAGAAGAGGAGTCGCTTAACACGGCCATTGCTGCGCTACGCGAGCAGGGTGAACGCGTTATTCAAGCGCTGCCTGGGCAGCGTACTGGGCCGGCGGAGCACAGTTGTGACCGCCGTCTTGAGTTTATTGATGGCCGTTGGCAGACAACGGCCCTGACACAAGAGACGAGTGCATAA
- a CDS encoding adenylosuccinate synthase: protein MGKNVVVLGTQWGDEGKGKIVDLLTESASAVVRFQGGHNAGHTLVIDGEKTVLHLIPSGVLRPGKTCVIGNGVVLSPEALIKEIRELEAKGVPVRERLRLSPACPLILPYHVRLDQAREKARGVAKIGTTGRGIGPAYEDKVARRGLRLGDMLHRERFASKLGEVLDYHNFVLVNYHGEEAVDFQEVLDSAMQMAEELRPMVTDTVSMVHDLRKAGDNILFEGAQGSLLDIDHGTYPYVTSSNTTAGGTATGSGVGPLYLDYVLGITKAYTTRVGSGPFPTELFDVDGRHLAERGHEFGATTGRPRRCGWFDAVALRHAVQINSVSGICLTKLDVLDGLENIRVCVGYRSKDGEVLDNPVDSEGYEAIEPLYHDLPGWKESTLGAKRVEDLPANARAYISFLEEQVGTSIDIISTGPDRVETIVLRNPFHD from the coding sequence ATGGGTAAGAATGTCGTAGTCCTGGGTACCCAGTGGGGCGATGAAGGTAAAGGTAAAATTGTCGACCTGCTTACCGAGTCAGCCTCAGCGGTTGTTCGCTTCCAAGGCGGCCATAATGCTGGTCACACGCTGGTGATTGACGGTGAAAAAACAGTTCTTCACCTGATTCCCTCAGGCGTGTTGCGTCCCGGCAAAACCTGCGTAATTGGCAACGGTGTGGTGCTATCGCCCGAAGCGCTCATCAAAGAGATTCGCGAATTGGAAGCCAAAGGTGTGCCGGTGCGTGAGCGCCTGCGCCTTTCGCCTGCCTGTCCGCTAATTCTGCCTTATCACGTTCGCTTGGACCAAGCGCGTGAAAAAGCCCGCGGCGTGGCCAAAATTGGCACTACCGGGCGTGGCATTGGCCCTGCCTATGAGGATAAAGTGGCGCGCCGTGGCCTGCGTTTGGGCGATATGCTTCACCGCGAACGTTTTGCTTCCAAGCTTGGCGAAGTGCTGGATTACCACAACTTCGTCCTGGTGAACTACCACGGTGAAGAGGCGGTAGACTTCCAGGAAGTATTGGACAGCGCCATGCAAATGGCTGAAGAGCTTCGCCCGATGGTGACCGATACGGTCAGCATGGTGCATGACCTTCGTAAAGCGGGTGATAATATTCTGTTTGAAGGCGCCCAGGGCTCGCTGCTGGATATCGACCACGGCACCTATCCCTACGTAACCAGTTCCAACACCACCGCAGGTGGTACGGCAACCGGATCAGGCGTTGGCCCGCTATACCTGGATTACGTGCTGGGTATCACTAAGGCGTACACCACCCGCGTTGGTTCCGGTCCGTTCCCTACCGAGTTATTTGACGTTGACGGACGCCACCTGGCCGAGCGTGGGCATGAGTTCGGTGCCACCACTGGCCGCCCGCGTCGCTGTGGCTGGTTTGACGCCGTAGCGCTGCGTCACGCGGTGCAAATCAACTCGGTATCAGGTATCTGTTTAACTAAGCTTGATGTACTGGACGGCTTGGAAAATATCCGCGTGTGCGTTGGCTATCGTAGTAAAGATGGTGAAGTGCTGGATAATCCGGTTGATTCGGAAGGCTACGAGGCAATCGAGCCGCTTTACCATGACCTACCAGGCTGGAAAGAGTCTACGCTGGGCGCTAAACGCGTAGAGGATTTGCCTGCTAACGCTCGTGCGTATATCAGCTTCTTAGAAGAGCAGGTAGGCACCAGCATTGACATTATTTCCACTGGACCTGATCGTGTCGAAACTATTGTGCTGCGTAACCCATTTCACGACTAA